DNA from Acipenser ruthenus chromosome 23, fAciRut3.2 maternal haplotype, whole genome shotgun sequence:
tcatgtCCCAGCATGCAATACATTCCCTTTCTTCATTAGACTTTTATAAAGCTTTGCAGATGACACAGActggcagcagcaggtgcagtACAGCACTCTGTTCTGCTTCTAAAGGTGGAACGCCCCACAGATACAGACATGGTATGTAACCTGACCTTTAGAAAAAATACATGGACCCAAATATAAATGCTTCCCAAAGGCTCTCCAGGCACCCACTGATGACTGGTGTTTCACTGGTTGTCATTGTCCAGGAGCAATCGTGCAAGGACAAGCAACTGTCTTTTCTGTGTCAGCTGTCAGGAGGGAAAAAAATGTTGTAGCTGCAGTCGGCCCTCAAGTGCCGTAAGTGTGTTTACTTCTTTTTCACAGAAAACCGCTTCGCTATTAATGCAAAGCCAGGAGAGCAGTTCTGAGTTAGCTGAGCCATCAGGAAAAGTGACCCTTCTGGCAATACCactgtaataatattaatgtagCACCCAGACTTTCCTTAAATTGGTCCATCaggataattaaaaaatgtgttgttaaCACAAAAGTGCTGGAAATCTGAAAGCAGTCTGCTTTCATTCACATATAACTATATGACTTTCGTCAGGTTTTAACAACTACTCTGTTCCGGATCACAAGCCATCCCTATGATGGGTTACTTGCTTTCTATTAACATTATGAAAGGAGGGATCATTCTGATTATATTCCATTTTatatagacccccccccccccaagcagtAGAAAAGTAAGAAACAGTGGTTGTATTTTGTTGTTGCTCTCCTCTCTTTCAGGTGCCGTGTGCCAGGGCGTTGTATAACTATGGAGGTTCCCTCCCCGGGGACCTGAAGTTCAAAGCAGGAGATCTCATCATCCTGAGACGGCAAGTGGATGGAAGCTGGTACCAGGGAGACATCAAGGGTGTGAGCGGACTGTTCCCAGCTAGCGTTGTTCAAGTTATCAACCAGCttccccagcctcctcccctcTGCAGAGCTCTTTATAATTTTGAGATGAAGGAGAAAGACCAGGATGAGAACAAAGACTGCCTGACCTTCCGAAAGGTACGTTCTGAGATGACAAAACCGTGTATACAATAAATGGTTACTTACTGGGTTAAAACAAAGAGTGCACAGCTGTGAAAAGCATCATTTACAATACCGTATCTCTAATGAAGTATATCGTAACAGCAAGgtttctttttaatgtgttttgtttggaGACGCTATTGATTCTAATAATCACTACACTTGGGACAcagttagtttaaaaaaaaataataacaaaaaagtgCTTTCTTTGTCCTGTGGCCTATCTTGTGAATACCCTTGGAATTGTTTGAATGATGATGCTAGCAGGTAACGGCCATATAGACCAGTATGCAGATGTTTACCTTGAGGAAGTAACAAGCcaaaccaagtttttttttgtaaattggcCACAGAAATGGGCTCCAAcatttattttgaacagaaaaTAATTTGGACAATAGGCCAAACCTACCTccatttacttgttttattgtaagcGCTCCAGAAGAGTGAGGAGTTGACAGCACTGGCGCTAATTGCCAATGTACAAATTCTATATTATAAATGATATAGTTGTATTGCCATTCTTAGTCAGTTAAAGCCCCTAATTCTCCCAGATCTTGTCATGTATAGTATTTCAATGGAGAAATTAACTATTATGCTTTTTTTGCTGCTCATTTTCATACACACAGCTCATCCGCTGTTTCATTGCCAATATACTCGTAACCAAATTACATGAACTCATCTGACATGACTTTTTGATAGCCGGTTGATAAAAGCAATATTCGAATTTAGTATATTAAGCGGAAATGAATTGAACTGCAGACACAGTACCCTGCAGCGCATTATTGTAATCTTGTGCCAGTAAATCGATTCCAGTTTTAATGAATCACTTAGTCTAGCTCTCCCTTCTTCCTCCAACTACTGAAGGGGTCACATGCTGTTTTAAATTTGCCTTGCAGGACGACATCATAACACTGATAAGACGTGTTGATGAGAACTGGGCCGAAGGAAAGCTGGGAGATAAAGTTGGAATATTTCCTGTCCTGTTTTCAGAGGTAGGCTGAGGTCACAGCTTCTTCCAGGCCTACAATACCAGGGATCTGAAGTCAGTGAAACGCTCCATATCCCACAAGGCATAGCCCAGAAGAGACAGAATGCATTAGCAGTCCTAATCACATTGGCCAAATGGATATTCCTCATGACTAAAAGGAAACTCTCGCTTAAGTCTGAGAGTCTAAGAAACAGGTTTATATACATTTCAGTTTTTCTTCGATAGAAGTAAAATTGAGCATACTATGTTTAGCAATACAGCAGTATTGTAATTTATTTCTAAACTTTTTATAGCCCTTTTTCTCATATAATACTGATACAGTAGATATTGCAGTTGGCTTTCTCCAGTCCTCTCTCTCTATTTTGTAAGCTTGGAAAGCTTAGTTGTTGCATGGGTTCCTATTGCACTTAACTCTTTCTGTCAACACCTTGTCaaattaaaacagatctttatgGAGTGCCTTGTGATAATGGGCTCTGCTCAGTGCACATGCTGATGGGTACACTGGATATCCTCTGGTCATGTTACAacactaatacaaaaaaaacagctgagaCTCCTGCAGGTGTTGTGTGACGCACTGCCATTGCAGATTCTGAGGTTAACAGCGCTAGGACCCCCAAATTCAGACGAGCTCTGGCTCTTTCACATAGTGTTCGCAGTGTGTGTGGTTGCCTGTTCactcccagcctctgccctgttacacagggGCACTAactgtattgaatgaataatgtaTTTCTAGCTTTAAAACGTTATCTTAGTAAATCTAGTCCTATTTGTGTGGATGTTGGTGAGAAAACAATCACATGTTACAGGTTGGATGTGCAATTGGACCAGCCAGAGGGCAGAAGAGCTTAGCCAGTGATAAAGCGCTTGCATTATTCCATGCAGCTGTTGTGTCAACGTACAAACTGGACTGTACAGTTATTGTCTGGATTCAGTGCTTGGCTTTCATATGAAATAGTTGCTCTTGGGGTTGAAGGGGTGGAGGGAGATTATGCTCTTGGTTTTATCAAGCTCATTAACTCTAGGAGCCTGGCCCAAAAAGACAGAACTGATTTCCAATGTGACTTTGTGCTGCCATCAGACCAGATAtggtttttgtgctgtttttaacCAGCTTGGGATTGTGCCCAGCTTCCAGAGGTAATGGAAGAGATTAACTATTCCACCCTGTTGCTTTATGATAACGGCAGACCGTGCCACACTATTATATCTTGGCAATGTGTCCAGAGATTTGTTTCTCGTatcttatatatttaataaatagcaTTACTGTAAATCCCACATTTTGGAAAAAAACAATGATATACCGTGCTGTTAGCATAGTGTATGTGCAGGTAAACCAACAAAGCATTTAAACTCCAAGCTTTTTACTCTGTCCCAAACTGTTGTTGTCCTTTATAAGCATCACTGACTCTGTATGCACCGCTCTGATGATTCAGGGCACCAGCACATTAGACACACTAATGCTTTTTTGCCTTGGTGGCACACCTACACATTAGGAGAGTGTATCAATCCAGGCAGGCGGTCTTAGTCAAATGTGTCAGTCCGTCCTGcctctctcactcacccacacCAGCTCACGCTGCCTCCATCAATTAGCAGTGACGTTTAGCTTCAGGGTGAACGAAAGGGCAGGGATGCAGCATATCTACTAGGTTGTTTGGTTTAAGCATTATGAAAAAGTACCAGGTAGTGGAATACATTAATCTTCTTATTAAACATACCTCTTTTTTGTTAGCCTAATTCCACCGCTGTGAAGATACTTCAGCAAGGCAAAGCGAACGGCTGTCGCAGTATCTCAGGGAACAACTCCTCCACCTATCGGAGTGGCTGCAGGCGCATCGACACCCGCAGGAGAAGCCTCAAGCAGCCCTCCATGACCAGCTCCCTGAACCGGCTCAACAGAAGAGCCCCATCTCCTGAGTCTGAGTGCCAGGCCCCAGAGATCAGCGCTCCAGTTCTCATCGGCTCCAGTAACCCCGCTCTAGTGGCACAGTTCAGTGAGTGGAGCAGGGAGGGATCACCAGGCTTCTCTTCTCAGGTAATTGGGCATGTTTTATTGGGCTGCAGGGGATAGGTAACTTCAGTCCTTGTGTGTTGCAGACAGTCCGCATTTCTCTTCCAACAGGGACTTCTGGAAAATATTCTGGAATGGACTCAGAAGTATAACATTGGAACAAAAGTCTAACATTGTTTGTGGCTCTTGAGGATAGGAGATATCACGTAACAATTCTGCTTAAAGACTATGTATTATGAATAAGCATACAGAGCTCTGTGGAGCAACAGCTGAGGTTTTATTTAGATTGGGGAGGAAGGGGACTTTGTTCTCGACTAAAGTTGGTTCAGCTTTGAACTGTAAAAATGTGTGACTGGAATGTggaatattttgattaaaaccaTTGTTTATTGATGATATTTTACTAATAGTATTGTGGCACCTGGTCGTAACATATCATAAATACAATATCACTGTATAATTTCACACACATCAAGTGGTTTGATCATTTTCCGTTTGGCTACATACAGTACTCTATAGGTGTGCTTTACATTATACTGAAGAAGGAAGGGGTCGAAAAGCAATAACAGCTGCAGATATAATGCACGTGCAGACAGGGAGAGCGAGGTGGGGGGACATATAGGACATAAAGATCACTGCATAATTTAACAGTGTTTCACATAGGCTGTAATATTCAGGTCAAGAAAATTGGAAGCAAAGACCCCCCATCCCCAGGTTTCAAGTGGTGTATCCTTTAGGAGCACaggaaaagttatttttctttttagttgtgAACCCCCACTCCTTGTTTAAACACCCCCTTTTCTATTGCGAGGTCAGTAAATTCATGATGGAATCTGTTTTCTAAAAAGCAGTTGCTCTAAGTACTGCCACcgtagtgttttcttttttttctttttcttaactgAAGTGGTGTTTGACCACCCCTCGGGATGTTTAACTGCAATTAGAATCGTCATTTTTCTTCCATCCCACTTCAGAAATTCGCTGCgttagtcttttcagaagcagatcCAGTGGTTGAAAAACGACATCGCCAGAAATGTTAGTTAATAAGCAGCAACAGACAGTGACGCACATAAATAGGTTATCGAACCGAAGATAAATGATCTCTTTTAACATCACAAAATGCGTTACAGACTTACTATCTTGAGCTGCATTTGCTATGCCTTTTGAATTTAGAATTGCAAAGTGGATAATGTCAAAGACAGGATGAGATGTACTGACAGATTTATCCGGCTTTTATTTAGTGTTAGGAAAAAAATTAATGTCCAAATAGAAACCGTCATTAACAACAGCAACCATTCATTAAAAAGAGACGCAGTAATGGATCATTACTATAATCACAAACCAACAAAGCATTGCTACATTCAAGATTGAGTTATAGACAAGCCTACTGTAAATGGCTGCCTATAGGCAAGACAAACACTCCAAAGAGTGGGAGGGGGGTTTGAAATAGGTTTGTGTGTGGGAGGGGAAACACAGATTTAGAAGCCCAGGCAGGTAGTTCATGCAACTGGAGTTGGGAATGGGGCCAGCTTCAAAGGATTACAGTTTGTGCAGGCGTCTCCATTTTGATTCAAAGCCTTTGCAGAAAAGAATCTAATGGCTCTGCATGTTATGTATCACCTGTGCTGAGGCACTGGAGAAAAAAACGTTTTTCACGATGCTTTCCCATAGTTGGCCAAGTGAATCCTCTCAAAGTCAAAAGAATCAGGTTTTAGTAAACCAGAATTACTTATCTGCAGTGCTGCTGAAAAAATAGAAGATTGCGACCTTttccagtgctgttttttttttttagtagactTCAAGAATAAACCAGCATAGCAGGGTAGGTTTCTTTTGCAAACCATTCTCATGTCTTTTTTTACCTTCTAAAACATCATAGGTGTTCCTGTATAGATCCATGGCTGAGTAGTAATCAATCTTGATATAAATCTAAAAGGAGTCGTCAGGAGAAAGCTCTTGACCTGCCTAGAGGCTAGTTTAAAGAGATTAAAGAGCTGTGTTTCTGTAGTCTGCTGGAGAGGAGACAGGAGCCCCCTAGCATGATGGGCCCATGCAAAACCCAATGCAGCAGACTGTCAAGCCTCTAACCTCACAAGCAGCTCAGGACTAAGAAGCTCAAGCCAGCATTATCACGGGCTGTTAAATACAGAAAAGAATGTCAATTACACTGATAGAGCTGTTAAATGCAATAGAAAAGCAATATTTCATAGCTAAACCATGTTTTAAAGATAGCTTCAGAACTAACAGGTACATGTattagtatttatgtatttaacacaAAACATGTTAACTGCATTCAAATGTAGCTTTCTACTTGAAATGCATGTTATTTGGAATGTAATTGCATCGCACAGCTCTTGTTTTAATCTGCCAATGTGTGCATTGCCTTTGTTTAGTGAGGTGATATTAGAAGCTTTCTGTCTTACTGTAAATTGCACTGTTCTTTCAATCCAATGCCATGTGTTTTAATAGAGGACTATCACACGGTTGTTGCATGCAACACTCACATTCAAATGTTTAAACTCTACCTATCATATGAGTAGTCTatgcaaatgtaataaaaacagacAGCCATGTTTAATTGCAAGGACTGTATGGGAGTATCCTGTGTTATGCTTTCAAATGTTTGATTGCCAGCCGGATCGCTGACAGTGATAAGTTTCCATTTCATGCAGGTTGCCTTTCCCATTATCCCGGACTCCGGATCAGCCGATCAGGGAAGCTAGCTTAAAGATCAGGGATAAACCTCTGCTGTGTGCTGCTGTTAGAGGGTCCTGAGCAGCAATGAGACACCCAATACGTGGCTCACACTGAATGTTTATCTAGCGCAGGCAATACTGATTGAGGTTATGGCCGAGGCTGGGACCTTTTTAATGATTTGTAGTTCATTGACTTTAGAAGTTAATTTGTGAAATAACACTGCAGGGCTGCTCTGTTGACATTGCAGATAAGGAATGTTCTGGATCCCCAGTGAGGACTGGAACTTGGCACTGCTTTTGTCAGTTCTGGTGGGAATGCGGTTGACAATAGTTGAAGCTGTCATGCTTCAGTAAACATAATGTATTGCCAGTGCTGCCGGCCTGCAGCATACCGCTATCTGTTTTCATGGCCAGCTGTCACTTCATTAAACTGCAAACAAAATGATTATACATAATATATTAACGTTCCTCTGAAGTGAGCGCAGCCATGTACACAATACATATTTACACCTTCCCTGCATGCACGTTGTGTATGCTTTTCTATGACGTGCCTGTTTTGATTATCAGGCTCGGAAAAAAATTGTTATCCAGAGTTTGATTGTATAACACTTCACCTTGGTGGATATGGCACAAACCCAGTAGCAGGACTGTTGAAAACACTTATTGTGTCTTTTCTAAACATGTCATTCTCACCCGCTATCAGAAATACGAGTGACACTGGACTTCTACGATTGGTACCTCTGTCAACAGCCCCATTGGCTATACTTAGTTCATGAATAAAGCTGGCAAACTGCATTTAAATAGAGAACATAACTTGTTTTAAGTGGTAGGTTGTTGTCTTGCACCTGGCCTGGATTGAGTAAGTCTGCAATTATTCCTGTCGTCTGTTGTTTGTTATTACTGTTCGAATGCAGGTTAAGACCTGTTGCCACTGAGCGTTTGGCTGCAAGAGAGTTACTAACAATGCCCTTCGTTCTTGGTAGCGTAGCATATTCACCAGGCAGACAAGTGTTCTGCAAACATCATGGCTTAAAATAGATTGAAATGGAAACGCAGGGCTGCCGAAACACACTCTGGATAGTTTCTGACGCAGTATAGCAGTCAGCACACATGTGTACTAATCTAATCTCTGTGGGGCCCTGTTGTCTAGTGCTGCTTGTGTACGCAGTTACTGAAGCAATCGACTGCCTATGAGGGTGGGGCTCTTAGGGGTGTGGGTAAATGATTGAAACTGAAACAGAGTGTTACTGATGTTAACAGCACTACGAGAGAATCAAGAAAGACCTCACCTTCGATCATTCAAAGTTCAGTTTGAATATGAtcaaatatgatttaaaaaaaacaaaacagaaagtgcGATACAGCCAGTTGAGAGAAGGATTTTGTGATATGCAGTTGGAACATTTACTCTACGGTAGATggttttgacatttaaaaaatcctTTTCACAACCACATTATTAATATCATCACCCGAATGAGCTGTGAACAGGGTTATACAATGTAGTGAGCGTCGCTTTCTGTGCCTAGACTGTGTTGCTGAAATAGTTTTTATTGAGATTGCTTCAGTATGGTGAAATTCCATAGCTACTGATGTTGGAAACCAGAAATGTTTCTGGGAGTGGGAAGGTTCAGAAGTTGGTTATGAAACTGTGGTTGGAGGTAGTTCAGATTTACAGTGAAAGTTTTTCTGATAATTCCTCTGTCTGCTTTTCCCCAACATCTGGCCACAGTATGATATCACAATgtaatatttttcttttgtaaaacacaCAAGTAATGCAATCCCTATTGAGTATGGGACTGAATAGAATGGTCAAGGGAGGACTTCACTGCACTGTTTATAAATACAGCTCCAATGACACGCCTTTATTGTATGTCTAGATACCTGCCACTCCTATGGAGAGAGGAGTAGCCCTCGAACCCTCTCCTTCCCCTGCCGTGGAACCTACAAACTCAAAAACCATGACCAGCGATACAGACAGATCGCTCTCCAGACAAGTGTCTGTCAGCGTGTAAGTAGTCCTGCTTGCTTATTGAAGAGATTTGCATTTAAAATACAGGGAGCAGGAAGTGGTTTGCCAGGGCAGTATTGTAACCGGAAAGAGGTTTATAACCCTGCTGTGCTTCTTCTAAAGCACCATGGCATCTTCACAGAGCAGGGAGGCCTTCAGTTTATCATGTCAAAGACAATACTGTCGTCAGCCCCATTTTCCCTGGAGAGACCAATATAACTACAGACAATTCCTAGTGTTGCTTAGCGGATATTGATCAGAATCTAAGGTGTGCCAAATGCTGGACCATTTCAGGTGCTTTTTTCATTGTAGTTTAAAACTGCTCAGAGGTATTGGGTGTGGCCTTTTTGGACGCATGATTTTCTGCACAACTGTGTATCCAAGATAAACCTGACAACAGAgcttaataataattataatgattAACATCAAAGGCATCCTTATGGTACAGCATAGACTTTGTTTCCGGGGTGACTGAATAAAATGGGTGGTGAATTATTctacaccacatacaacataataaTATTTACTTAGGTTTGATTGCTGTGTTTTTCATGGGGTTAAGTTCACTGAACCGGAAATGATGGGTTAGCCACTGGACCCTGCTTGCATTTACGCTAGTAATTACATGGCTAATAATAAAACCAGATAGAAATGCAAATGTGTCAGCCAGACTCTGCAAGCCAGCCTTCACATCGTCtgctcatttaaaatattgaaaagCTGCTTGACATGCACGGATTATTTCTGACAAGTTTGTCTAAAACATCAGCCAGTTGCTTTCCTAAAATCTCTGGTTATCCTCATGTCGCTTGTTTCTTCGGGGTAGACTGCAGCAATGTACAGAGTTATCTTTTCAATATCCCTTCTCTCTCCCCAATCTACTGATCATGCAAAGGGGCATGTTTTTATTCCTAAAAGGAAACCGTTTCAAAACCAATAACAAACAACTCAGAATGGAAATCCTAGAGATCATGTATAAAAGTTGtctcttaacatttttttttgtttgttgtttgttgttgtttttttcccccaagtacAACTGGCTGTAAATGTATCCCAGTATTATCTCCTACCAGGAGGGTGCATGTCTCTGGGGACACACCCTTTATGACAGAAACATTGAAATCACAGAACAACAGCAACCAATCAAAAACCGGGTGTGATTACCCTCCTGTCATTCCTAGTCATAAGGATAAATAGATGCTTTGTTAACTGCTTGTGTCTCACTTTTAGCTGTGCTGCCTTGTATCCATACACACCGCGGCGGGCCGAGGAGCTGGGGCTACAAAAGGGGGAGATGGTTGGTGTTTATGGGAAGTACCAGGAAGGATGGCTGAGGGGCCTGTCACTGCGAACAGGCAAAGTGGGCATCCTGCCAGGCAACTATGTCACCCCAGTGCTCAGGTACAATAAGATTCAATTttctattatttcttttttatatctatctatctatactgtACAAGATCATGGGTTTATACGTAATACGTGATTATTAAGAATTTTTAGAACAACCAGACGTTTCTTTTAAGGtgatttttgtaattaaatgatTCATTAAGCTATAACCTACTCAAAGATGGCACAGTTGTTTGCCACCGGGTGGCACAATTAACGTAAAGACAAAAAAGGGTCAGTTATTTCTTAGGTACACGTAATCCATTAGGCTCCAAGTACAATTTGTCCTTCTCGTATCACTGAAGGTAAAATTGTAAATATACCCTACGTGTGTTCTCTGTTTGTTTAATAATGGAACATTAAAAGGGCTGTATGACATTAAGAGGTGTCTCTGCATGATAACAAGGTGAATGCTCATTATGAGTCAATTGCAAGCTGACAAGGCCAGGGAGTTAATCAAACGCTTTGGTCTCCTGACCTCTGCGAAGAAAGATCGCTCTCTTTGTGAGAATTTAAGAGGAACCAGTTTTGACTTCTTTTTGTAGTGTCAAAATGAGGTTTTCATATTTTTGAAcaacttttaatttctttttatttcccAGTGCAGTACAGAATGGTTACGATGTTGTGGTCAAGAGAAACAAGTTTTACAACTTTGTTCAATTTTTGTAGTGAATGAATGAACCGTGAGTAAGTCTCCGTTCCACAGTCACAGCAGCTCAGTGGGTAATAGATACCAAACAGAAAAGAACAGTGAAAATAATCTGTGTACAGGTTATGAGTAATTCAAATATAAACCTTTCAGTAAACTAACAACAGTAATCTGTGCGTGCTACTGAGATGTCTAGAAATGAGCAAGTGTCGCTGTTATCAGCCTTTACTGTAGCCTGATAATGCTACTCTTTCCAAAACAGAACGTCTGCTACAGTCTCGGAGCGCAAGCCAGCTTTGCTTACTACGAGTCCGACAGGAAGGAGGTCACTGATTGTGAAACCGCAAGCAACAGTCATTCCCCTTGACAGAAATTCTTCAAATGGGACAACAAGGCCAGCCGTGCAGCTACATTCCGTTGCCATGCCAAACCCTGTGACATCGGCGGGCCTGGTGAGAGCAGCAGCCCAGCCAGCCAGCACTGTGGGGAGAGGCACAGGGAGGCGTGTCTTCAGCACGCCACAGAGAGGTAAGAACAGCAGCTGCAAGCTTCAACAAGCACCAGGGAGGGTGGTGCTCAATTAGATAATGTCCTGAGAATGTACCACACACTTGAGAGAACAGAAGTGTTCCTTTTTTGTATGATGTCATACTGTATGCATGCAACAAAGACTTGGCCCAAGTTTAAAATCTGCTTATGACAAAACAATTTACGGAATTCATTGTAGCGCCTTAAAAACAGACTGTAATACAACAGAGGGGGGGAAAAAACAGCTGTAGTCCAGAGAGGAAGTCTGGATGTATGAAAACAGGTATTTTTCCATAAACCAGACATTCAGTTTAAGCAAAAGCCATTACCATAAATtcacacaatatacaaaacagctgtatttattttaacccaAAAATAATGAACTGGTTAACTGGACCCCCCATGCACTAAAGATTTGGGTCATGTGATAAGAGGATGTTAAGAAAAGGTCTTTTCTCTCCTGCTCACTGTATAACACTGTTTCTATTTTCAGTAAAACGTTAAAAATGCCTGTTCAAAAAGTGCTTAAATCACATAAATCAATCATCACTGCTTACATAACATGTGTACATTTATGTGCACAATGTATTTGTAAGCAACCATGGTAAGTATACTATTTGTATACAAAAGGGGTTTTGAAACTGCTCAGGGCTATGTGAAAGCAAAAAAAACCCTGAGCTTTCTCTTCTCTCTTTATCAGGGTCTTCAATTCCGGTTAATGGTACATTCCGCCCCTCTCCCTCTGCTATGGTTCGACCCCAGCAGCCCCACCCTCAACTTTCTACAATTGCACCTGTTGCCACGGTGATAAGACAAAACCACCCTGTAAAAACCACCTTGCGCAGGGATTCTGAAACAACATTACCCTCTACTGGTAGCTCAGCAACATTGAATGCCAGAGATGCTGCTGTAAATGGGAcacttacaaaacaaataacCCCTCAATCCATACTGGTTAAACCGGATTCCAACAAAAACAGTTCAGAAAAGGTAAGTGATGACCACAAGCATCCTAATGCCATCTCTTAAATACAAACAGCAAGGAACGGAAGCAACAGAACAGTAATGCTATTTTCATCAATGGCTTATTGGGCCATTCAGTTTTGTGTTCGAACCTCTCCTAAAACTGGTGAACATTTTTAAAGGCTGTAAATAAAGCACCAACTTTAAGTTGTAAACCGTAGTCCAACCAAGTCAAATAATTGAGGTACATAGAATTTGCCTTCTAAAGGTTTAATAGTAAtaatttaatgtaatgtaattttaaaacatatgAACGCCAAAAGACTTGACAGAGGCAGtaaacagttaaaacaataaCAGACATTTGATTTGTTTGCAGCAGGTCAAAACGGTCCGCTTCCAGACTCAGGACTCCCCGCCCCAGCTGAAAAGGAGCAATTCACAGCCATCCGCACAGAGCACCTTAAAAAGACCGGAGCAGACGAGCACTGGGGCCGCCACACAGGAACCAAGTAGCAGCCAGGGGACCACTCTCTACCACACCCGAGCTGGGTCCTGCCCCGTGGGAACAGAGAGCAAAATACCAAGACACAACCAGACAACAGACTCTCTGGATCTCTCCACTCCAGACATGCCTGTCCATATTCAGCAAAGCTCCATCAAAACGCAAGACTTAACAGAGCCACCATCGACTGGAAGGTAATCTCCCTTCCTGCAATATTTTACTGTATGTGCATTTACTTGGCTATGAAGTAAGGTGGTcatctacagtatttattttataaagctagTCATTATAAAAAAGTGAGTGTGTTTACATTAATAAGTTGTGTCTGTTCTGTTTTGACAGGTACAGGGTGTGGATTTCCTGTGCAGCACAAAGAGAAGGAGAGCTGGATCTGAAGGAAGGAGACCTGGTCCTGGTACAGAGGACACGGCAGGACGGCTGGCTCCAGGGAATCCACGAACAGACTGGGAAAACTGGACTTCTCCAGTACAAA
Protein-coding regions in this window:
- the LOC117412927 gene encoding E3 ubiquitin-protein ligase SH3RF2-like isoform X2, encoding MEDLAFVDLLECPVCLERLGVSAKVLPCQHTFCLPCLQKMVYGKAELRCPECRTPVTCEIEELPANLLLVRLLDGIRQGPGGMSKSNTVRRPKVFLSQDPSRKRPGDPRNSQALQHRHLQNTMSSLDGVPCARALYNYGGSLPGDLKFKAGDLIILRRQVDGSWYQGDIKGVSGLFPASVVQVINQLPQPPPLCRALYNFEMKEKDQDENKDCLTFRKDDIITLIRRVDENWAEGKLGDKVGIFPVLFSEPNSTAVKILQQGKANGCRSISGNNSSTYRSGCRRIDTRRRSLKQPSMTSSLNRLNRRAPSPESECQAPEISAPVLIGSSNPALVAQFSEWSREGSPGFSSQIPATPMERGVALEPSPSPAVEPTNSKTMTSDTDRSLSRQVSVSVCAALYPYTPRRAEELGLQKGEMVGVYGKYQEGWLRGLSLRTGKVGILPGNYVTPVLRTSATVSERKPALLTTSPTGRRSLIVKPQATVIPLDRNSSNGTTRPAVQLHSVAMPNPVTSAGLVRAAAQPASTVGRGTGRRVFSTPQRGSSIPVNGTFRPSPSAMVRPQQPHPQLSTIAPVATVIRQNHPVKTTLRRDSETTLPSTGSSATLNARDAAVNGTLTKQITPQSILVKPDSNKNSSEKVKTVRFQTQDSPPQLKRSNSQPSAQSTLKRPEQTSTGAATQEPSSSQGTTLYHTRAGSCPVGTESKIPRHNQTTDSLDLSTPDMPVHIQQSSIKTQDLTEPPSTGRYRVWISCAAQREGELDLKEGDLVLVQRTRQDGWLQGIHEQTGKTGLLQYKFLEFLEKQS
- the LOC117412927 gene encoding E3 ubiquitin-protein ligase SH3RF2-like isoform X1, encoding MEDLAFVDLLECPVCLERLGVSAKVLPCQHTFCLPCLQKMVYGKAELRCPECRTPVTCEIEELPANLLLVRLLDGIRQGPGGMSKSNTVRRPKVFLSQDPSRKRPGDPRNSQALQHRHLQNTMSSLDGVPCARALYNYGGSLPGDLKFKAGDLIILRRQVDGSWYQGDIKGVSGLFPASVVQVINQLPQPPPLCRALYNFEMKEKDQDENKDCLTFRKDDIITLIRRVDENWAEGKLGDKVGIFPVLFSEPNSTAVKILQQGKANGCRSISGNNSSTYRSGCRRIDTRRRSLKQPSMTSSLNRLNRRAPSPESECQAPEISAPVLIGSSNPALVAQFSEWSREGSPGFSSQIPATPMERGVALEPSPSPAVEPTNSKTMTSDTDRSLSRQVSVSVCAALYPYTPRRAEELGLQKGEMVGVYGKYQEGWLRGLSLRTGKVGILPGNYVTPVLRTSATVSERKPALLTTSPTGRRSLIVKPQATVIPLDRNSSNGTTRPAVQLHSVAMPNPVTSAGLVRAAAQPASTVGRGTGRRVFSTPQRGSSIPVNGTFRPSPSAMVRPQQPHPQLSTIAPVATVIRQNHPVKTTLRRDSETTLPSTGSSATLNARDAAVNGTLTKQITPQSILVKPDSNKNSSEKQVKTVRFQTQDSPPQLKRSNSQPSAQSTLKRPEQTSTGAATQEPSSSQGTTLYHTRAGSCPVGTESKIPRHNQTTDSLDLSTPDMPVHIQQSSIKTQDLTEPPSTGRYRVWISCAAQREGELDLKEGDLVLVQRTRQDGWLQGIHEQTGKTGLLQYKFLEFLEKQS